The Triticum aestivum cultivar Chinese Spring chromosome 7B, IWGSC CS RefSeq v2.1, whole genome shotgun sequence genome window below encodes:
- the LOC123162461 gene encoding tRNA dimethylallyltransferase 9 — MCCEMRPGFGFGSAQRGIWRSWPALCSRQQRFTASLGSAKKLHVMAATMPAPSEARKKSKVIVISGPTGAGKSRLALEVARRLGGEIISADSVQVYRSLDVGSAKPTASEMSMVPHHLIDIMHACDDYSAGMFFHDARTATQDVLGRGSVPVVAGGTGLYLRWFIYGKPNVPQSSSDVISSVWSELAGFRDSGRWEEAVELLLKAGDPEARDLDTNNWARLSRRLEIIRSSGSPASAFTLPYSSFQKQQDTKLIDSPSDDAISEVKELEYDFLCFFLACPRVELYRSIDLRCEEMLADTGGLLSEASWLLDIGLQPNMNSATRAIGYRQTMEYLLHCRQNGGSSSPEEFLEFLTKFQQTSRNFSRRQMTWFRNEKIYQWVDASQPFEEIVQFICDAYNGSDAMVLPESLEMKRESCVHTSKDLKTYRSENKVFLGHEECCHVLDWIRRTQGK; from the coding sequence ATGTGCTGTGAAATGAGGCCGGGGTTCGGGTTTGGGTCCGCGCAGCGCGGCATCTGGAGAAGCTGGCCTGCCCTGTGCTCGCGGCAGCAGCGATTCACAGCGTCTCTCGGCTCCGCAAAGAAACTGCACGTCATGGCTGCCACAATGCCGGCACCAAGCGAAGCAAGGAAGAAGAGCAAGGTCATTGTGATATCAGGCCCTACGGGCGCCGGGAAGAGCAGGCTCGCGCTGGAGGTGGCCAGGAGGCTCGGGGGAGAGATCATCAGCGCCGACTCGGTGCAGGTGTACCGCAGCCTCGACGTCGGCTCCGCCAAGCCGACCGCCTCGGAGATGAGCATGGTGCCGCACCACCTGATCGACATCATGCACGCGTGCGACGATTACTCCGCTGGGATGTTCTTCCACGATGCGCGAACAGCGACGCAAGATGTTCTTGGCAGGGGCTCTGTGCCTGTCGTTGCAGGAGGGACTGGGCTGTACTTGCGGTGGTTTATCTACGGCAAGCCGAATGTTCCACAATCATCCAGCGACGTCATATCAAGCGTGTGGTCTGAGCTCGCTGGCTTTCGTGACAGCGGTCGGTGGGAAGAAGCGGTAGAGCTCCTGCTCAAGGCTGGGGACCCCGAAGCTCGGGACTTGGATACAAATAACTGGGCCAGGTTAAGCAGAAGGCTCGAGATCATCAGGTCATCAGGTTCCCCTGCATCTGCCTTCACCTTACCATACAGCTCATTCCAGAAGCAGCAAGACACCAAGCTAATCGATTCCCCAAGCGATGATGCAATCTCTGAAGTGAAGGAACTGGAGTATGATTTCCTATGTTTTTTCCTCGCATGCCCACGGGTTGAACTCTACAGATCAATTGATTTGAGGTGTGAGGAAATGCTGGCTGACACAGGAGGCCTTCTTTCCGAAGCCTCATGGCTTCTTGATATCGGGTTGCAGCCGAATATGAACTCTGCAACCCGTGCTATTGGTTACAGGCAAACCATGGAGTACCTGTTGCATTGCAGACAGAACGGAGGCAGTAGCTCCCCAGAGGAGTTCTTGGAGTTCCTGACCAAGTTTCAGCAAACGTCTAGGAACTTCTCAAGGAGGCAAATGACCTGGTTCCGCAACGAAAAGATTTACCAGTGGGTTGACGCGTCACAGCCTTTTGAAGAAATCGTTCAGTTTATCTGTGACGCTTACAACGGCTCTGATGCAATGGTGCTGCCTGAATCACTTGAAATGAAAAGGGAAAGCTGCGTGCACACAAGCAAGGATCTCAAAACCTATCGTTCAGAGAACAAGGTGTTCCTTGGGCATGAAGAGTGTTGTCACGTTTTGGATTGGATTAGAAGGACGCAGGGGAAGTGA